From a region of the Azospirillum formosense genome:
- a CDS encoding PaaI family thioesterase yields MSAPVVSAEELEALIREGVPLVGNYGITIEQLGAGTVRMKLPYNDSFVRPGGTVTGPAMFGLADVALYAAVLSLIGRVELAVTTSMTINFLRRPAPVAITADCRILKMGKRLAYGEVLLFSEGDPEPVAHATGTYSIPPHDPVTLAVSGYHDPESA; encoded by the coding sequence ATGAGCGCGCCGGTCGTGTCCGCCGAGGAACTGGAAGCCCTGATTCGCGAGGGTGTGCCGCTCGTCGGCAATTACGGGATCACCATCGAGCAGCTCGGCGCCGGGACCGTGCGCATGAAGCTGCCCTACAACGACAGCTTCGTCCGTCCCGGCGGCACGGTGACCGGGCCGGCGATGTTCGGACTGGCCGACGTGGCGCTCTATGCCGCCGTCCTCAGCCTGATCGGGCGGGTGGAACTGGCGGTGACCACCAGCATGACCATCAACTTCCTGCGCCGCCCGGCGCCGGTTGCCATCACCGCCGACTGCCGGATCCTGAAGATGGGCAAGCGGCTGGCCTACGGCGAGGTCCTGCTGTTCTCCGAGGGCGATCCGGAGCCCGTCGCCCACGCCACCGGCACCTATTCGATTCCGCCGCACGACCCGGTGACGCTAGCGGTATCCGGATACCACGATCCGGAGAGTGCCTGA
- the rpsI gene encoding 30S ribosomal protein S9, giving the protein MAQVTTTLSGLKDIAAAPAAASAEVVAPKLDAQGRAYATGKRKDAVARVWIKPGSGKIVINGRDQEVYFARPVLRMMIAQPFGITDRADQFDVMVTVAGGGLSGQAGAVRHGISKALTYFEPALRPPLKAAGFLTRDARVVERKKYGKAKARRSFQFSKR; this is encoded by the coding sequence ATGGCTCAGGTTACCACCACCCTTTCCGGCCTGAAGGACATCGCTGCCGCTCCGGCCGCCGCCTCCGCCGAAGTGGTCGCCCCGAAGCTGGACGCCCAGGGCCGCGCCTACGCCACCGGCAAGCGCAAGGACGCCGTCGCCCGCGTGTGGATCAAGCCGGGCTCCGGCAAGATCGTCATCAACGGCCGCGACCAGGAAGTCTACTTCGCCCGCCCCGTGCTGCGCATGATGATTGCCCAGCCGTTCGGCATCACCGACCGCGCCGACCAGTTCGACGTGATGGTCACGGTGGCCGGCGGTGGTCTGTCCGGCCAGGCCGGCGCGGTCCGTCACGGCATCTCCAAGGCGCTGACCTACTTCGAGCCGGCGCTCCGTCCGCCGCTGAAGGCCGCCGGCTTCCTGACCCGCGACGCCCGCGTCGTCGAGCGTAAGAAGTACGGCAAGGCCAAGGCCCGCCGCAGCTTCCAGTTCTCGAAGCGCTAA
- the rplM gene encoding 50S ribosomal protein L13, protein MKTFNLKPTDIEKKWYVVDADGLVLGRLASILANILRGKNKPTFTPHMDCGDHVVVINAEKVKLTGNKRQDDIFYWHTGYPGGIKGRSKGQILDGKYPERVIEKAVERMVPRGPLGRKVMTHLKVYKGAAHPHEAQQPVALDVAAMNPKNKRSA, encoded by the coding sequence ATGAAGACCTTCAATCTGAAGCCGACCGACATCGAGAAGAAGTGGTACGTCGTCGATGCCGACGGCCTCGTTCTCGGCCGGCTTGCCAGCATCCTGGCGAACATCCTGCGCGGCAAGAACAAGCCGACCTTCACCCCGCACATGGATTGCGGCGACCATGTCGTCGTGATCAACGCGGAGAAGGTCAAGCTGACCGGCAACAAGCGCCAGGACGACATCTTCTACTGGCACACCGGTTATCCGGGCGGCATCAAGGGCCGTTCCAAGGGCCAGATCCTGGACGGCAAGTACCCGGAGCGCGTGATCGAGAAGGCCGTGGAGCGCATGGTTCCGCGCGGTCCGCTCGGCCGCAAGGTGATGACCCACCTGAAGGTCTACAAGGGCGCCGCCCACCCGCACGAGGCGCAGCAGCCGGTCGCTCTCGACGTTGCGGCCATGAACCCGAAGAATAAGCGGAGCGCGTAA